One genomic window of Sodaliphilus pleomorphus includes the following:
- the folE gene encoding GTP cyclohydrolase I FolE: protein MNNTPSNHCNCDTQLIDTIAEHYRAILQLIGEDPSREGLVKTPRRAAKALLENTRGYRQDAEAIIASAVFEHPGSHMVIVKDIEFYSLCEHHILPFFGKVSVGYIPDGKIVGLSKLARTVDAYARRLQVQERLTGEICDAVDHALPNKGVIVACEASHLCMKMRGVEKQESTTFTMHYKGAFEDVRLRQEFFELLHQQK from the coding sequence ATGAACAACACTCCATCCAATCATTGCAACTGCGACACGCAACTCATCGATACAATTGCCGAGCACTACCGTGCCATACTCCAACTCATAGGCGAGGACCCCTCGCGCGAGGGCCTCGTCAAGACCCCGCGGCGCGCTGCCAAAGCCCTGCTCGAGAACACACGCGGCTACCGCCAGGACGCCGAGGCCATCATTGCCTCGGCCGTGTTTGAGCACCCAGGCTCCCACATGGTCATCGTCAAAGACATCGAGTTCTACTCCTTGTGCGAGCACCACATCCTGCCTTTCTTCGGCAAGGTATCGGTGGGCTATATCCCCGATGGCAAAATCGTGGGCCTGAGCAAGCTCGCACGCACCGTCGACGCCTATGCCCGCCGCCTCCAGGTGCAGGAGCGCCTCACGGGCGAGATATGCGACGCCGTCGACCATGCCCTGCCCAACAAGGGCGTCATCGTGGCCTGCGAGGCTTCCCATCTGTGCATGAAGATGCGCGGCGTCGAGAAGCAGGAGTCTACCACCTTCACAATGCACTACAAGGGTGCCTTCGAGGACGTTAGGCTGCGTCAAGAGTTCTTCGAGCTTTTGCACCAGCAAAAATAA
- a CDS encoding PriCT-2 domain-containing protein, producing MIDLDFKHLTKMKTNEEDSIFDRKISWFTSMLDVEPKDTTLGEFIAKSGEYREHIERLRACRNADERRFLKGQLPQATISGVFQGSRKADNLTAHSGLICVDIDAKDNPDVNDFEHLKENILSQIDEVSYAAHSVGGKGYFVILKLAYPGRHAAQFRELKKDFTKYGITIDGACSDVSRLRCLSYDDAPFINENASLYKGIEEEPKRIVRPFRSFRDGFFDDTDERVYMACMEIKRRNIDMTENYDDWINIGFSLASQGEEGREYFHIVSSQNGKYNERETDRKFDGFLRGNGRIGIGTFFHYCKLFGVL from the coding sequence ATGATTGACCTCGATTTTAAACATCTGACTAAAATGAAAACAAATGAAGAAGACTCGATTTTCGACAGAAAAATCAGCTGGTTCACGTCGATGCTTGACGTGGAACCTAAGGACACCACTCTCGGAGAGTTCATTGCCAAAAGTGGGGAATACAGAGAACATATTGAACGGCTCCGTGCGTGTCGGAATGCCGACGAGCGAAGGTTCCTCAAAGGCCAATTGCCTCAAGCCACCATCAGCGGCGTTTTTCAAGGGTCACGAAAAGCGGACAATCTCACGGCTCATAGTGGACTGATATGCGTCGACATTGACGCGAAAGACAATCCAGATGTGAATGACTTTGAACATCTCAAGGAGAATATATTGAGCCAGATTGACGAAGTGTCCTATGCGGCCCACTCTGTAGGAGGCAAAGGTTACTTCGTCATCCTGAAGCTGGCATATCCCGGCAGACATGCCGCTCAGTTTCGTGAGTTGAAGAAAGACTTTACCAAGTACGGCATTACCATTGATGGTGCATGCAGCGATGTGAGTCGGCTGCGTTGCCTCAGTTATGACGATGCACCATTCATCAATGAGAATGCCTCATTATATAAAGGTATAGAGGAAGAGCCCAAGCGCATTGTCCGACCATTTCGCTCGTTCAGAGATGGTTTCTTCGATGACACTGACGAACGCGTCTATATGGCTTGCATGGAGATAAAGCGTCGTAACATTGACATGACTGAGAATTATGATGATTGGATTAATATCGGCTTTTCGCTGGCTTCACAGGGTGAAGAGGGCCGCGAATACTTCCACATCGTCAGCAGTCAGAACGGGAAATACAACGAGCGGGAAACCGACCGAAAGTTTGACGGTTTCCTGCGAGGCAATGGCCGCATCGGTATCGGCACATTCTTCCATTATTGCAAGCTTTTTGGTGTGCTTTGA
- a CDS encoding DUF1599 domain-containing protein: MPADTIKEYEQVIKTCRQIFVDKMADYGPSWRISRPSTITDQIFINAKRIRTIQLNGGSSKVNEDIYSEYRGIVNYGIIGLIQLERGFSDTVDMTRDEAVELYDKYAALTKQLMIDKNTDYGEAWRDMRPSSYADFILTKVERTKSIEDHGGVTKVSEGIAANYQDMVNYAVFALIRHNEGTD; encoded by the coding sequence ATGCCAGCAGATACGATTAAAGAATATGAGCAAGTGATAAAGACTTGCCGACAGATCTTTGTCGACAAGATGGCCGACTATGGACCCTCGTGGCGCATCTCGCGCCCGTCGACCATCACCGACCAGATTTTTATCAACGCCAAGCGCATACGCACCATTCAGCTCAATGGCGGCTCCAGCAAGGTCAACGAAGACATCTACAGTGAGTACCGCGGCATTGTGAACTATGGCATCATCGGTCTTATCCAGCTCGAGCGGGGCTTCAGCGACACTGTCGACATGACCCGCGACGAGGCTGTCGAGCTCTACGACAAGTATGCAGCCCTCACCAAGCAGCTCATGATCGACAAGAACACCGACTATGGCGAGGCCTGGCGCGACATGCGCCCCAGCAGCTATGCCGATTTCATCCTCACCAAGGTGGAGCGCACCAAGTCGATCGAGGACCACGGCGGTGTCACCAAGGTGAGCGAGGGCATTGCTGCCAATTATCAGGACATGGTCAACTATGCCGTCTTTGCCTTGATACGCCACAACGAGGGGACCGATTGA
- a CDS encoding DUF3987 domain-containing protein gives MENKILQPKSGKLSLHENVELPIDGMPEFVQQYIKEIVRVYHCPIEFPTVAVFSVIATAIGKRVKLTDRKYTNPLMLWFVNVAISGSNKTQPVKEVLRPLREINRENYQVYEVEYAAWRVDKERDEANPPTFNQLLIGDCTEEARIKILQNCSHGVLGHYPEIKGYFDDMERYNKGGFVDKLLRMFDGDDVFVNRKGEYKPIVISDVFMNILGDLQPGLLSATFGSPQFMENGLNQRFLFTMPKIVEFPDREIESMNHDLVECWCDVVKQIYKMDLTDWGIISLSQESDALYTEYFNQLQRKKDEVSKTTGDGYLLSVYSKLQIQAQRLAGIVHLMGLINSPNSYNYRQVSAEDMEYTIRCMDYFEKSAIAVYEHLGGNVQGGNPQSMTQAEIIRLVGEKVGIQNQAAFSLGIGKDPAYVSRVLKS, from the coding sequence ATGGAGAACAAGATTTTACAACCCAAGTCTGGCAAACTCAGTCTTCATGAAAACGTCGAGCTGCCCATCGATGGTATGCCCGAATTTGTACAGCAGTATATCAAAGAAATCGTGCGTGTGTACCATTGCCCCATTGAGTTCCCCACCGTTGCCGTGTTCAGTGTTATTGCCACTGCCATCGGCAAGCGTGTGAAACTTACTGACCGCAAATACACCAATCCACTCATGCTTTGGTTCGTCAATGTCGCTATCAGCGGTTCGAACAAGACACAACCTGTCAAGGAAGTCCTCCGGCCATTACGCGAAATAAACCGAGAGAACTATCAGGTCTACGAGGTTGAGTATGCCGCATGGAGGGTCGATAAAGAACGTGACGAGGCCAACCCTCCTACATTCAATCAACTCCTGATAGGTGATTGCACAGAAGAGGCACGGATCAAAATCCTGCAAAACTGTTCACACGGTGTGCTTGGCCACTATCCGGAAATCAAAGGATACTTTGACGACATGGAACGCTATAATAAAGGCGGCTTTGTGGACAAACTGCTCCGCATGTTCGATGGGGATGATGTCTTTGTCAACCGCAAAGGCGAATATAAGCCAATCGTCATCAGTGATGTGTTCATGAACATCCTCGGAGATCTCCAGCCGGGTCTGCTGAGTGCAACTTTCGGCAGCCCTCAGTTCATGGAGAACGGCTTGAATCAACGTTTCTTGTTCACAATGCCTAAGATTGTAGAGTTTCCAGACCGTGAGATTGAGTCAATGAACCATGACTTGGTTGAATGCTGGTGTGATGTCGTCAAGCAAATCTATAAGATGGATTTGACCGACTGGGGGATAATCTCTCTTTCACAAGAAAGCGATGCACTATACACAGAGTACTTCAATCAGTTGCAGCGAAAAAAAGACGAGGTTAGTAAGACCACCGGTGACGGTTACCTCCTCTCGGTATACAGCAAGCTGCAAATCCAGGCTCAGCGTTTGGCAGGCATAGTCCATCTGATGGGGCTGATAAACTCGCCTAACAGCTACAACTATCGCCAGGTGTCAGCCGAAGACATGGAGTACACAATCCGTTGTATGGACTACTTTGAGAAGTCAGCCATCGCAGTCTATGAGCATCTTGGTGGCAATGTGCAGGGCGGTAATCCTCAGTCAATGACACAGGCTGAAATCATCCGTCTGGTCGGTGAGAAAGTCGGCATACAAAATCAAGCCGCGTTCTCTCTCGGCATCGGCAAAGATCCAGCCTATGTCTCTCGGGTTCTTAAAAGCTAG
- a CDS encoding helix-turn-helix domain-containing protein yields the protein MSTIQNILNSESNIIIQVSFEDLKAFAQEILIEAKTIAMIQAETAASSDQLLTIDEAAKLLSVSKMTLYRWDQNGILKKIEIGGKRRYRKSDIERLAGCKM from the coding sequence ATGTCAACTATTCAAAACATATTAAATTCAGAGAGTAACATCATCATCCAAGTATCATTCGAGGACTTGAAGGCATTTGCCCAGGAGATTTTAATCGAGGCAAAGACTATCGCTATGATTCAGGCGGAAACCGCCGCAAGCAGCGACCAGTTGTTAACCATCGACGAGGCTGCAAAGTTGCTGTCGGTGTCAAAGATGACGCTCTACCGTTGGGATCAGAACGGCATCCTCAAGAAGATAGAGATCGGAGGCAAGCGCCGCTACCGCAAGAGTGACATCGAACGTTTGGCCGGTTGTAAAATGTGA
- a CDS encoding ATP-binding protein, which translates to MTENTFNYRKRIADILLEEKLEAVGAVLIEGPKACGKTTTAEQQAKSILYMDDPTSIGQNLQMAETNIKRLLQGDTPRLIDEWQIAPQIWDAVRFETDHRKEDGLFMLTGSAVPADKSKIRHTGAGRFAWLTMRPMTLWESGESSGDVSLKALFAQSEKVDGENKMNMEDIAYVICRGGWPKSLSKKSQKAALRQVTEYFEAITRSDISRVDGVERDEFRAKRLMRSYARLQGAMTSIPTIVKDMKTNEPEGMSDETVASYINALKKIFVIEDMPAWNPNLRSKTAIRTSDTRYFVDPSLAIAALGIGPNDLLNDLNTLGLFFETLCVRDLRVYAEANDGNVFHYRDKSGLECDTVVHLRNGSYGLIEIKLGGDTLIEEGATNLNTLAEKIDTTKMKKPSFKMVLTAVGQYAYMRTDGVIIVPVGCLKD; encoded by the coding sequence ATGACTGAAAATACATTCAATTATCGAAAGAGAATTGCAGACATTCTCTTAGAAGAGAAATTAGAAGCAGTGGGCGCAGTCTTGATTGAAGGGCCAAAAGCTTGCGGCAAGACAACAACTGCCGAACAGCAAGCTAAGAGTATCTTGTATATGGATGACCCCACAAGCATCGGACAAAACCTCCAGATGGCAGAAACCAACATCAAACGGCTGCTTCAAGGTGATACACCGAGACTGATTGACGAATGGCAGATAGCTCCTCAGATATGGGATGCTGTACGTTTTGAAACGGACCACCGAAAAGAAGATGGGTTATTCATGCTGACAGGCTCAGCTGTTCCTGCGGATAAATCAAAAATTCGCCATACCGGTGCCGGGCGTTTCGCTTGGCTTACCATGCGCCCCATGACATTGTGGGAATCAGGCGAGTCTTCTGGAGATGTGAGCCTTAAAGCCCTTTTTGCCCAATCAGAAAAAGTAGATGGTGAGAACAAAATGAATATGGAAGACATTGCTTATGTCATTTGTCGAGGTGGCTGGCCGAAATCCTTATCAAAGAAAAGCCAAAAAGCTGCGCTTCGCCAAGTCACTGAGTATTTTGAAGCCATAACACGCTCTGACATTTCAAGAGTTGACGGAGTTGAAAGGGATGAGTTCCGAGCAAAGAGACTTATGCGCTCGTATGCACGTTTACAAGGTGCGATGACCAGCATTCCTACAATCGTAAAAGACATGAAGACGAATGAACCAGAAGGTATGAGTGACGAAACGGTCGCGTCGTATATCAATGCTTTGAAAAAGATATTCGTGATAGAGGACATGCCAGCCTGGAATCCCAATCTGCGTTCAAAAACCGCTATACGAACCAGCGACACGCGCTATTTTGTTGACCCATCTTTGGCTATTGCGGCATTAGGCATTGGTCCGAATGACTTGTTGAACGACTTGAACACTTTGGGATTGTTCTTCGAGACCCTTTGTGTGCGAGACCTCCGGGTATATGCAGAAGCTAATGATGGAAACGTTTTCCACTACAGAGACAAGAGCGGTCTGGAATGTGACACTGTTGTACACTTGAGAAATGGTAGCTATGGTCTCATTGAGATTAAATTGGGTGGTGACACACTTATAGAAGAAGGGGCTACAAACCTGAACACTTTGGCAGAAAAGATTGACACAACAAAAATGAAAAAGCCATCATTTAAGATGGTTTTAACGGCCGTCGGACAATATGCGTACATGCGGACTGACGGTGTAATCATTGTTCCTGTGGGATGTTTGAAGGACTAA
- a CDS encoding tetratricopeptide repeat protein, whose protein sequence is MNSFRYTLVFLLFWASSVAIAQINTEQVLRIGQNALYFEDYVLSIQYFNQVVAAKPYLAEPYFYRAVAKLDLEDFQGAEQDATFCIERNPFIIDAYQVRAIARQNQKKFQLAIADYDKGLELNPANRSFVFNKGICLLELKQYHAADSALNIARRIDPKNDRVLLAKAQIDLAAGDTALALAHIDSSLVISKSSEMAYGMRADIHIKHRATYPDAVADLDSLIKFQPRNASNFINRAYLKYEIDDYTGAMSDYDYAIGLEPDNVTAIYDRAQLSAEVGEDQKAIADFSKVLKLEPANFLALYNRAQLYMRTRQFRKAVADYDRILHKYPRFESGYMARAEAKRLAGDLKGSERDNETAVVIFKQKGIRVSTYDPVKAEVRMAEKKIRQEQKAAQAKMDQPETSDDIIKKFNNILTVKSDNSFKPEYDNRTRGHIQNANFDIDPEPMFALSYYSYVNKLNGKTNYMKEVTEVNDSHLLPMLLTLTCDNVKIDSSEVAKRFASIDYYNGLLATSKPRSIDYLARALDYMMVKNPEAALLDVDRAIKSSPKFVLAYFLRANAHYLQYLLESKGEGRAPDARPASAAEHEAAAMLHRREAGSRLDDLIADLNQVLALSPKNVYAIYNKGNAYMLQGKYTEAVSCYTQAIGIKPDFGEAYYNRGLVYMRLGNRPSGVNDLSKAGELGILPSYTVLKRMND, encoded by the coding sequence TTGAACAGTTTTAGATACACACTCGTCTTTCTCCTGTTTTGGGCATCGTCGGTTGCCATTGCGCAAATCAACACCGAGCAGGTGCTGCGCATAGGGCAAAATGCGCTCTACTTTGAAGATTATGTGCTCTCGATACAATACTTCAATCAGGTAGTCGCGGCCAAGCCCTACCTGGCCGAGCCCTATTTCTATCGCGCTGTGGCCAAACTCGATCTCGAGGATTTCCAGGGAGCCGAGCAAGATGCCACGTTTTGCATCGAGCGCAACCCGTTTATCATCGATGCCTATCAGGTGCGAGCCATTGCCCGCCAGAACCAGAAAAAATTCCAACTGGCCATAGCCGACTACGACAAGGGCCTTGAGCTCAATCCCGCCAACAGGTCTTTTGTATTCAACAAGGGTATATGCCTGCTCGAGCTCAAGCAGTATCATGCCGCCGACTCGGCCCTCAACATCGCACGCCGCATTGATCCCAAAAACGACCGTGTGTTGCTGGCCAAGGCACAGATTGATCTCGCTGCAGGCGACACTGCCCTGGCTCTCGCCCACATCGACAGCAGCCTGGTCATCTCCAAGAGCAGCGAGATGGCCTATGGCATGCGGGCCGACATCCACATCAAGCACCGCGCCACCTATCCCGATGCCGTGGCCGACCTCGACTCACTCATCAAGTTCCAGCCGCGCAATGCCAGCAATTTCATCAACCGTGCCTATCTCAAGTATGAAATCGATGACTATACTGGTGCAATGAGCGACTACGACTATGCCATAGGGCTGGAGCCCGACAACGTGACGGCTATCTACGACCGTGCCCAGCTCAGCGCCGAGGTGGGGGAGGACCAGAAAGCCATTGCCGACTTTAGCAAAGTGCTCAAGCTGGAGCCTGCCAACTTCCTCGCGCTCTACAACCGCGCTCAGCTCTACATGCGCACTCGCCAGTTTCGCAAGGCCGTGGCCGACTACGACCGCATCTTGCACAAGTATCCACGCTTTGAATCGGGCTACATGGCCCGTGCCGAGGCCAAGCGCCTGGCTGGCGACCTCAAGGGCAGCGAGCGCGACAACGAGACGGCCGTCGTCATCTTCAAGCAGAAGGGCATAAGGGTTTCGACCTACGACCCCGTCAAGGCCGAGGTGCGCATGGCCGAGAAGAAAATACGACAGGAGCAGAAGGCCGCCCAGGCCAAGATGGACCAGCCCGAAACCAGCGACGACATCATCAAGAAATTCAACAACATCTTGACGGTAAAAAGCGACAACTCGTTTAAGCCCGAGTACGACAACCGCACACGCGGACACATCCAGAATGCCAACTTCGACATCGACCCCGAGCCCATGTTTGCACTGTCCTACTACAGCTACGTCAACAAGCTCAATGGCAAAACCAACTATATGAAAGAGGTGACCGAGGTCAACGACTCCCACCTGCTGCCCATGTTGCTCACCCTCACTTGCGACAATGTGAAAATCGACAGCAGCGAGGTGGCCAAGCGTTTTGCCAGCATCGACTACTACAACGGCCTGCTGGCTACTTCCAAGCCCCGCTCGATCGACTACTTGGCCCGTGCCCTCGACTACATGATGGTGAAAAATCCCGAAGCCGCCTTGCTCGATGTGGACCGCGCCATCAAGAGCAGCCCAAAGTTTGTGCTGGCCTATTTCCTGCGCGCCAACGCCCACTACCTGCAATATCTGCTTGAGTCGAAAGGCGAGGGCAGAGCCCCCGACGCACGGCCTGCCAGCGCGGCCGAGCATGAGGCCGCAGCCATGCTCCACCGGCGCGAGGCCGGCAGCCGACTCGACGACCTGATTGCCGATCTCAACCAGGTGCTCGCTCTCTCGCCCAAAAACGTGTATGCCATCTACAACAAGGGCAATGCCTACATGCTGCAAGGCAAGTACACCGAGGCCGTGAGCTGCTACACCCAGGCTATCGGCATCAAGCCCGACTTTGGCGAGGCCTATTACAACCGCGGCCTCGTCTACATGCGGCTCGGCAACCGCCCCAGCGGTGTCAACGACTTGAGCAAGGCTGGCGAGCTCGGCATCCTGCCCAGCTATACCGTGCTCAAGCGCATGAACGATTGA
- the tpiA gene encoding triose-phosphate isomerase, which translates to MRKNIVAGNWKMNTTVPEGVKLAKEVNDAVAAAKDLKCEVVIGVPFTHLTAVKAVIDINKVGLAAENCAAKDKGAYTGEVSAAMVASTGANYVILGHSERREYFNETPEMLKEKVDLALANGLKVIFCCGESLELRENGTYKEYIKSEIEGSLFHLSADQFANIVIAYEPIWAIGTGKTATSDQAEEVHAVIRGLVADKYGKQVADDTTILYGGSCKPANAPELFSKPDIDGGLIGGASLKADSFMGIVTAF; encoded by the coding sequence ATGAGAAAGAATATTGTAGCAGGCAACTGGAAAATGAACACCACAGTGCCTGAGGGCGTGAAGCTCGCCAAGGAAGTTAACGACGCAGTGGCAGCTGCCAAGGACCTGAAGTGCGAGGTCGTCATTGGCGTGCCTTTCACTCACCTCACTGCCGTGAAGGCCGTGATCGACATCAACAAGGTGGGCCTGGCAGCCGAGAACTGCGCTGCCAAGGACAAGGGCGCCTACACGGGCGAGGTGTCGGCAGCCATGGTGGCTTCGACTGGTGCCAACTATGTGATTCTGGGTCACAGCGAGCGCCGCGAGTACTTCAACGAGACTCCCGAGATGCTTAAAGAAAAAGTTGACCTGGCACTTGCCAATGGCCTGAAAGTCATCTTCTGCTGCGGCGAGAGTCTTGAGCTGCGTGAGAATGGCACCTACAAAGAATATATCAAGAGCGAAATCGAGGGCTCGCTCTTCCACCTGAGCGCCGACCAGTTTGCCAACATCGTGATCGCCTACGAGCCCATCTGGGCCATCGGCACCGGCAAGACTGCTACCAGCGACCAGGCCGAGGAAGTGCACGCCGTGATACGTGGCCTCGTGGCCGACAAATATGGCAAGCAGGTGGCCGACGACACCACCATCCTCTATGGCGGCAGCTGCAAGCCTGCCAATGCCCCTGAGCTCTTCTCCAAGCCCGATATCGATGGCGGCCTCATAGGCGGCGCCTCGCTCAAGGCCGACTCCTTCATGGGCATCGTCACCGCTTTCTGA
- a CDS encoding BT_3928 family protein, which yields MSIFKLPNWALPIAQSKWNTVVVWLLRAAVGCVFIFSGLVKGIDPWGGYYKLIDYFNAFGFPELVQVALPCALALACFEFVLGVCVLVGAFRRGSVALLLLMMCVMTPLTLDLALTGKVPDCGCFGDALVLSNWHTFVKNLILLPALVYLQCFNRRVHGLYGPAINWAVGLFALVYIAVVAYDGYNVQPLIDFRPYKVGARVGVSSTADTDGDDYVFVYEKDGKQQAFGLDSLPDDDSGWQYVQRRFKPGREPRGQASHPSIEILDNGNDVTDLVLPDTGRQLLILFPDLKNVNIAYTFDINVISENAKKQGVAMMGLTAADTAAVAEWYDISMARYPIYNVDESQLKTIARGNPALVYVENGAVRWKRTLTSLNPDYVRNGQFPIARYNSDYDASGQLKGLTGALVIAMLALLLINRTHVVVLAMCRRFRSQRSPRADAAQASDKEL from the coding sequence GTGTCGATTTTCAAACTCCCAAACTGGGCCTTGCCCATAGCTCAAAGCAAGTGGAACACCGTGGTTGTGTGGTTGCTGCGTGCAGCAGTGGGCTGCGTGTTTATTTTCTCGGGCCTTGTCAAGGGCATCGACCCTTGGGGCGGCTACTACAAGCTCATCGACTATTTCAATGCCTTCGGTTTCCCCGAGCTGGTACAGGTGGCCCTGCCTTGTGCCCTCGCACTGGCATGTTTCGAGTTTGTACTGGGCGTGTGTGTGCTCGTGGGTGCCTTTCGCCGTGGCTCGGTTGCCTTGCTGTTGCTCATGATGTGCGTCATGACACCGCTCACGCTCGACCTTGCGCTCACTGGCAAGGTGCCCGATTGCGGCTGCTTTGGCGATGCGTTGGTGCTGAGCAACTGGCACACTTTTGTCAAAAATTTGATTTTGCTGCCCGCCCTCGTCTACCTGCAATGCTTCAACCGCCGCGTGCACGGCCTCTACGGGCCGGCTATCAACTGGGCGGTGGGACTCTTTGCTCTCGTCTATATCGCCGTCGTGGCCTACGACGGCTACAACGTGCAGCCGCTCATCGACTTTCGGCCCTACAAGGTGGGTGCCAGGGTGGGCGTGTCGTCGACAGCCGACACCGATGGCGACGACTATGTGTTCGTCTATGAGAAAGACGGCAAGCAGCAGGCTTTCGGTCTCGACAGCCTGCCCGACGACGACAGCGGGTGGCAATATGTGCAGCGGCGCTTCAAGCCTGGCCGTGAACCACGCGGGCAGGCCTCGCACCCCTCAATCGAGATTCTCGACAACGGCAACGACGTCACCGACCTTGTCTTGCCCGACACTGGCCGTCAGTTGCTCATCCTCTTCCCCGATCTCAAGAATGTGAACATCGCCTATACCTTCGACATCAACGTGATAAGCGAGAATGCCAAGAAGCAAGGCGTCGCCATGATGGGGCTCACTGCGGCCGACACGGCTGCTGTGGCCGAGTGGTACGACATCTCGATGGCCCGCTATCCCATCTACAACGTCGACGAGAGCCAGCTCAAGACCATTGCCCGCGGCAATCCGGCGCTGGTCTATGTCGAAAACGGCGCGGTGCGCTGGAAGCGCACGCTCACGTCGCTCAACCCCGACTATGTGCGCAACGGGCAATTTCCCATAGCCCGCTACAACAGCGACTACGACGCCAGCGGCCAGCTCAAGGGGCTCACTGGAGCCCTGGTCATTGCCATGCTGGCCTTGCTGCTCATCAACCGCACCCATGTCGTGGTGCTGGCCATGTGCCGCCGTTTCAGGTCCCAACGCAGCCCCCGGGCCGACGCTGCGCAAGCAAGTGATAAAGAATTATAA
- a CDS encoding SPOR domain-containing protein yields MTDSRFFRLLGISLVAALWLSLGPQAAAQVTVNAPQGLLGGKDKKETKAKPDKDSKDKSQQSKDKNSDPGIVAPGEGETQLGDGQAQSPAEPRHDTHAVKPAGRGKVKITGAMKESFHYYDQAITKQVTGYRIQVLFSSRRGARNLAYARAKELAMAFPQYHYYVSYNAPQWRLRVGDFTRRESARRALRRIKKAFRKYASETIIVTDTVNVWGDAAAPVSF; encoded by the coding sequence ATGACAGATTCTCGCTTCTTCCGACTCTTGGGCATCTCGCTTGTCGCAGCCCTGTGGCTCTCGCTGGGCCCCCAGGCTGCAGCACAGGTCACCGTCAACGCTCCCCAGGGCTTGCTGGGCGGCAAGGACAAGAAAGAAACCAAGGCGAAACCCGACAAAGACTCTAAAGACAAGTCGCAGCAGAGCAAAGACAAAAACTCCGACCCAGGCATCGTCGCGCCGGGCGAGGGCGAGACCCAGCTGGGCGACGGCCAGGCTCAGAGCCCCGCCGAGCCCCGTCACGACACGCACGCTGTCAAACCTGCTGGCCGGGGCAAGGTGAAAATCACCGGCGCGATGAAGGAAAGCTTCCACTACTATGACCAAGCCATAACCAAGCAGGTCACGGGCTACCGCATCCAGGTGCTCTTCAGCTCCCGCCGCGGTGCACGCAACCTGGCCTATGCCCGCGCTAAGGAGCTGGCCATGGCCTTCCCGCAATATCACTACTACGTGTCCTACAATGCTCCGCAGTGGCGGCTGCGTGTGGGCGACTTCACACGCCGCGAGTCGGCCCGCAGGGCCCTCAGGCGCATCAAGAAGGCCTTCCGCAAGTATGCCTCCGAGACCATCATTGTGACCGACACCGTCAATGTGTGGGGCGACGCTGCCGCCCCCGTATCTTTTTAA